One genomic window of Prochlorococcus marinus str. NATL2A includes the following:
- the gcvP gene encoding aminomethyl-transferring glycine dehydrogenase translates to MSKAELKDFTFKSRHIGPTNEDEALMLQHLGYENAEEFISSVIPNEIFDSENNGVSIPDGCDQNKALTEINIISKKNVEHRSLIGLGYHSTVIPPVIQRNVLENPNWYTAYTPYQAEISQGRLEALFNFQTLISELTGLPISNASLLDEATAAAEAISLSLTVRKNKNANKFLVDQEILPQTLDVLKTRCEPLGISLEMFDNNNFEIDKNVFGILIQLPGKNGRIWDPTKIINDAHKCNAIVTIAIDPLAQVLIKPMGEFGADIVVGSAQRFGVPIAFGGPHAAFFATKEIYKRQIPGRIVGQSVDVEGNQALRLALQTREQHIRRDKATSNICTAQVLLAVLSSFYAVHHGPKGLKQIAENVVKYRSNFESILMNLEYPIEKYSAFDSVDVYCSEASEVIQLASEEGYNLRVLPIGSDFENAKGFGVTFDELTCDEEIYKLHQILAQVKGKKTHDLSNFIFENASLIDIPLREKSWLEQSVFNQYQSETDLMRYIHCLVSKDFSLVQGMIPLGSCTMKLNAAAELLPIEWREFSSIHPFAPHTQLTGFHEIINDLENWLSALTGFQGVSLQPNAGSQGEFAGLLVIRSWHQSLGEGHRNICLIPTSAHGTNPASAVMSGFKVVSVKCDEYGNVDLEDLKNKSKIHSKNLAALMVTYPSTHGVFEPNIREMCQVIHQEGGQVYLDGANLNAQVGICRPGSYGIDVCHLNLHKTFSIPHGGGGPGVGPIAVADHLVPYLPGHSIIKCGGQKAISAVSAAPFGSAGILPISWMYIRMMGSDGLRKASSIAILSANYLAKRLDPYYPVLFKDPNGLVAHECILDLRPLKSQLGIEVEDVAKRLMDYGFHAPTISWPVAGTLMVEPTESESLPELDRFCDAMIGIREEIEQIKLGKIDPINNPLKQSPHTLKTVTSDDWDRPYSRKEAAYPLPDQEKYKFWPSVSRINNAYGDRNLICSCPSVQDLEDINSV, encoded by the coding sequence ATGTCAAAAGCAGAATTAAAGGATTTCACTTTTAAGTCTCGCCATATAGGTCCAACTAACGAAGATGAAGCTTTAATGCTTCAACATCTTGGTTATGAGAATGCGGAAGAATTTATATCTTCTGTCATTCCCAATGAAATATTTGATTCAGAAAACAATGGTGTTTCTATCCCAGATGGGTGTGATCAAAATAAAGCGTTAACAGAAATCAATATAATTTCAAAGAAAAATGTTGAACATCGTTCGCTGATTGGTCTGGGTTATCATTCGACTGTTATACCTCCAGTTATACAAAGAAATGTTCTAGAAAATCCTAATTGGTATACAGCTTATACTCCTTATCAAGCAGAAATATCTCAAGGCAGATTAGAAGCTTTATTTAATTTTCAGACGTTAATAAGTGAATTAACAGGCTTACCCATATCAAATGCGTCTTTACTTGATGAAGCCACTGCGGCAGCTGAGGCAATTAGTTTGAGTTTGACTGTTAGAAAAAATAAAAATGCTAATAAGTTTTTAGTAGATCAAGAAATTTTGCCTCAAACACTTGATGTATTAAAAACCCGATGCGAACCGCTAGGCATTTCCCTTGAGATGTTTGATAACAATAATTTTGAAATCGATAAAAATGTTTTTGGAATTCTTATTCAGTTACCAGGAAAAAATGGTCGTATTTGGGACCCAACCAAAATAATTAATGACGCACATAAATGTAATGCAATTGTGACCATTGCAATTGATCCTTTAGCTCAAGTTTTGATTAAACCTATGGGCGAATTTGGTGCAGATATTGTAGTTGGAAGTGCACAAAGATTTGGAGTTCCAATTGCTTTTGGTGGACCACATGCCGCTTTTTTTGCAACTAAAGAAATATATAAAAGACAAATACCCGGAAGGATAGTTGGGCAATCAGTTGACGTAGAAGGAAATCAAGCATTGAGGCTTGCACTTCAAACTAGAGAGCAACATATTCGAAGAGATAAAGCAACAAGTAATATTTGCACAGCTCAAGTTTTACTAGCTGTTCTTTCTTCTTTTTATGCAGTACATCACGGCCCAAAAGGTCTTAAGCAAATAGCAGAAAATGTGGTCAAATATAGATCAAATTTTGAATCCATATTAATGAATTTAGAATACCCTATAGAAAAATATTCAGCATTTGACAGTGTTGATGTTTATTGTTCAGAAGCATCGGAAGTTATTCAGCTAGCGTCTGAAGAAGGATATAACTTAAGAGTTCTTCCTATCGGATCAGATTTTGAAAATGCTAAGGGTTTTGGTGTGACTTTTGATGAATTAACATGTGATGAAGAAATTTATAAATTGCATCAAATACTTGCACAAGTTAAAGGAAAAAAAACTCATGATCTTTCCAATTTTATTTTTGAGAATGCTTCACTAATTGATATTCCACTCCGAGAAAAATCTTGGCTTGAACAATCGGTATTTAATCAATATCAAAGTGAGACTGATTTAATGAGATACATACATTGCTTAGTATCGAAAGATTTTTCTTTAGTTCAAGGAATGATTCCTCTTGGGAGTTGCACAATGAAATTGAATGCAGCTGCGGAACTTTTACCCATTGAATGGAGAGAGTTTTCCTCTATTCATCCTTTTGCTCCTCATACTCAATTAACTGGATTCCACGAAATAATTAACGACCTTGAAAATTGGCTGTCTGCTTTAACAGGCTTTCAGGGAGTTTCTCTTCAGCCAAATGCAGGTTCTCAAGGAGAATTTGCTGGTTTGCTTGTAATACGTTCATGGCATCAGTCTCTGGGAGAGGGCCATAGGAATATTTGCTTGATTCCAACAAGTGCTCACGGTACCAATCCAGCTAGTGCGGTAATGTCTGGCTTTAAAGTTGTTTCTGTTAAATGTGATGAATATGGCAATGTTGATTTAGAAGACTTAAAGAATAAATCAAAAATTCATTCAAAGAATTTGGCTGCATTGATGGTTACCTACCCATCAACTCATGGAGTATTTGAGCCAAATATCCGTGAAATGTGCCAAGTCATTCATCAAGAGGGTGGTCAGGTCTATTTGGATGGAGCAAATTTGAATGCTCAGGTAGGTATTTGCAGGCCTGGATCTTATGGAATAGATGTGTGCCATTTAAATCTTCATAAAACTTTTTCCATTCCTCATGGTGGAGGCGGCCCCGGAGTAGGTCCTATAGCTGTAGCAGATCATTTGGTTCCTTATCTGCCTGGACATTCAATTATCAAGTGCGGAGGCCAAAAGGCTATTTCGGCAGTATCTGCAGCTCCATTTGGTAGCGCTGGAATATTGCCCATCAGTTGGATGTACATCCGAATGATGGGTAGCGATGGGTTACGCAAAGCGAGTTCTATAGCAATTCTCTCTGCTAATTATTTAGCAAAAAGACTTGATCCTTATTATCCAGTTTTATTTAAAGATCCCAATGGGCTAGTAGCTCATGAATGCATATTAGATTTACGACCATTAAAGAGTCAGTTAGGCATAGAAGTAGAGGATGTTGCCAAGAGATTGATGGATTATGGATTTCATGCACCAACAATAAGTTGGCCTGTTGCTGGAACTTTGATGGTTGAACCAACAGAGAGTGAAAGTTTGCCTGAATTAGATCGTTTTTGTGACGCGATGATAGGAATACGAGAAGAAATTGAACAAATAAAATTAGGAAAGATTGATCCAATAAATAATCCTTTAAAACAATCTCCACATACTTTAAAAACAGTTACCTCGGATGATTGGGATAGACCTTATTCTCGTAAAGAAGCTGCTTATCCATTGCCTGATCAAGAAAAATATAAATTTTGGCCATCAGTTTCACGTATTAATAATGCTTATGGAGACAGGAATTTGATTTGTAGTTGTCCTTCAGTTCAAGATTTAGAAGATATTAATTCTGTTTGA
- the gcvH gene encoding glycine cleavage system protein GcvH, translated as MAFSFPDHFRFADSHEYAFADDSLVRIGISEFAVDQLGDIVFVDLPEEGTAIAKGESFGSVESVKAVEDMYAPVSGEIVHRNNSVLASPEELQNDPHGEGWLLIIRPDNPAQLKELMDSETYSKKISA; from the coding sequence ATGGCTTTTTCCTTTCCAGATCATTTTCGTTTTGCTGACAGTCATGAATATGCTTTTGCAGATGATTCTTTAGTTCGAATTGGCATCAGTGAATTTGCAGTAGATCAGTTAGGAGACATTGTTTTTGTTGATCTTCCAGAGGAAGGCACTGCAATAGCCAAAGGAGAGAGCTTTGGATCAGTCGAATCAGTAAAGGCTGTTGAGGATATGTATGCTCCAGTGAGCGGAGAGATTGTTCATAGAAACAATTCTGTTTTAGCAAGCCCAGAGGAACTTCAAAATGATCCTCATGGCGAAGGATGGTTATTAATAATTCGTCCTGATAACCCTGCTCAACTAAAAGAGCTTATGGACTCTGAAACTTATTCAAAGAAAATCTCTGCATAA